A region of Ictalurus furcatus strain D&B chromosome 1, Billie_1.0, whole genome shotgun sequence DNA encodes the following proteins:
- the LOC128625519 gene encoding coiled-coil domain-containing protein 178 isoform X2, translating to MPDIEVLKRPSRESGDCLQDRGELQRVYSGQTCALTNTPTPCVGKAMCHIQELTDKLDHWARQAATKQLDISEGRTKNADISRFDSSLLKTHPELRIEGVGLCYENETSYPFWKGTGGVLLEVVSLIKRLESDRQEAKEALQEERHKAQRLRRKQDSLSLWKQQEFPVAVQLEYDACTRDIAELRWHLRVNGDRTRQVRNTLKQAETQNHRLLEKIEFVKTQGPLLKEKMHLEHRNTKRIESARTEASKVLAELSHELRDSQQELENDELQINNERGAIRQTLEDVHAQLQERITELQQLRSSWDDSCARIRETEEKVVFNDKQVDAMLQQIPVLETQETEMSYAVKQLKAELQSHERKLAEKRDDFTSFLKQIQATRHEGEANVCESEQVFSRKRQELLRLRDKNKEHEIEAEDYNKKIRQSKQAVQQLQKNQKQIQEKISQNEEQRDQAKGELALHTAHHTNAKARLQDLKQQTLVQEQRMRKETETLKMQLMSEMTLLAVLKGNIASIKKEYKVIEADCEREKDEVAKEHEEASIAVAQLETELVKLRETHTAKSKKIEDLKRKLSDVLTAHKTLSDDLEQQKRACLDRLHSSKEARTAVLVRREQVSRRLDELRLKCEEYRTESVVMEDTVTAIPQVLEELQSESDMVEYKHNLISTVMSSLQSDTVACRNRTDLSNEAHSTLLSQRQAVMQDLKANLRKALKENAELAQEYGELQNAVMVAKREAVLASSEKNRAEASFHDHTQLSLLQRRMHKAMLKYFKHRSVYSQAELARFQALSNQNKQKMKALQEDLSRAIQRVSAFLTDAGHDATADKQGRVDLDGLNRPMPTVQIAE from the exons ATGCCTGACATTGAAGTGCTAAAACGTCCTTCAAGAGAAAGCGGAGACTGTTTGCAAG ATCGAGGGGAACTGCAGAGAGTGTACTCCGGCCAAACATGCGCGCTAACGAACACTCCAACACCATGCGTGGGTAAAGCAATGTGCCACATCCAGGAACTAACGGACAAACTGGACCACTGGGCCCGACAG GCAGCTACTAAACAGCTTGATATTTCTGAAGGAAGAACTAAAAACGCCGACATCTCAAG GTTTGATTCGTCCCTTTTGAAGACTCACCCCGAGCTGCGTATTGAAGGCGTGGGGCTTTGTTATG aAAACGAAACGTCGTACCCCTTCTGGAAGGGGACAGGTGGTGTTCTGCTGGAAGTGGTGTCACTTATCAAGCGCCTGGAGTCAGATCGGCAAGAGGCCAAGGAGGCGCTGCAAGAGGAACGACATAAAGCACAGCGCCTGAGAAGAAAACAGGACAGTCTCTCTCTATGGAAACAACAAGAGTTTCCCGTAGCGGTGCAGCTAG AATACGACGCTTGCACCAGAGACATCGCCGAGCTGAGGTGGCATCTTCGCGTAAACGGCGATCGAACGCGGCAAGTCCGAAACACCCTGAAGCAGGCCGAGACGCAGAATCATCGACTGCTCGAGAAGATCGAGTTTGTAAAGACCCAGGGCCCGCTCCTCAAAGAGAAGATGCACTTGGAACACAGGAACACGAAGCGGATAGAATCGGCTCGGACGGAG gctaGCAAGGTTCTCGCAGAGTTGTCCCATGAGCTGAGAGATTCCCAGCAGGAGTTGGAGAATGATGAACTTCAGATAAATAACGAAAGGGGCGCCATAAGACAGACACTCGAAGACGTCCACGCTCAGCTTCAAGAGCGGAT CACCGAACTCCAGCAGCTTCGGTCTTCCTGGGATGACTCGTGTGCCAGAATCCGCGAGACTGAGGAGAAGGTCGTGTTTAACGATAAACAGGTTGACGCCATGCTCCAGCAGATCCCCGTTCTAGAAACACAAGAGACCGAAATGAGCTATGCC GTCAAGCAACTAAAAGCAGAGCTACAAAGTCATGAAAGAAAACTGGCGGAAAAACGAGATGACTTTACAAGCTTTCTGAAGCAGATCCAAGCAACT AGGCATGAAGGAGAAGCAAATGTCTGCGAGTCTGAGCAGGTCTTCAGCAGGAAGCGTCAGGAGCTCCTGCGCCTGcgtgataaaaataaagaacacgAAATAGAAGCCGAGGACTACAATAAGAAGATCCGTCAAAG CAAGCAGGCAGTGCAGCAACTGCAAAAGAACCAAAAGCAGATACAAGAGAAGATCAGTCAaaatgaggaacagagggatcaGGCCAAGGGTGAGCTGGCACTGCACACCGCCCACCACACTAACGCCAAGGCTCGGCTGCAGGACCTGAAGCAGCAGACACTCGTGCAGGAGCAGAGAATGAGG AAAGAGACCGAAACATTGAAGATGCAGCTGATGAGTGAGATGACGCTGTTAGCAGTCCTCAAG GGTAACATCGCGTCAATCAAAAAGGAATATAAAGTGATAGAAGCCGATTGTGAGCGAGAGAAAGATGAGGTAGCGAAAGAGCACGAAGAAGCCTCGATTGCAGTCGCCCAACTGGAGACAGAGCTGGTTAAACTacgagaaacacacacagccaaatCTAAA AAAATCGAGGACTTGAAAAGGAAACTGAGCGACGTCCTGACTGCACACAAAACCCTGTCTGATGACCTTGAGCAGCAGAAGCGTGCCTGTCTCGACCGTCTGCATTCATCTAAA GAAGCCCGTACGGCAGTCCTGGTGAGACGTGAACAGGTTTCCAGAAGGCTCGATGAGCTCAGGCTAAAGTGTGAAGAATACAGAACGGAATCGGTGGTGATGGAGGACACGGTTACTGCCATTCCGCAAGTCCTGGAAGAACTACA gaGTGAATCTGACATGGTGGAGTATAAGCACAACCTGATCAGCACCGTGATGTCCAGCCTGCAGAGCGACACGGTGGCCTGCAGAAACAGGACCGACCTTTCAAATGAGGCTCACTCGACCCTCCTTTCCCAACGGCAGGCTGTGATGCAAGACCTGaag GCTAATTTGAGGAAAGCTCTAAAAGAGAACGCCGAGCTGGCGCAGGAATACGGGGAGCTGCAGAACGCCGTGATGGTTGCCAAGCGAGAAGCCGTGCTCGCGTCGAGTGAGAAAAACAGAGCCGAGGCCTCGTTTCACGATCACACCcag CTTTCATTGTTGCAGAGGAGGATGCACAAAGCCATGCTGAAATACTTCAAACACCGCAGCGTCTACAGCCAAGCAGAGCTGGCCCGCTTCCAGGCCCTCTCCAACCAGAACAAGCAGAAAATGAAAGCCCTCCAG GAGGACTTGTCCAGAGCAATCCAGCGCGTCTCGGCCTTCCTGACGGACGCCGGCCACGACGCCACGGCGGACAAACAGGGGCGCGTGGACCTCGATGGACTTAACCGGCCGATGCCTACGGTGCAGATAGCAGAGTAA
- the LOC128625519 gene encoding coiled-coil domain-containing protein 178 isoform X1 codes for MPDIEVLKRPSRESGDCLQGKILDRGELQRVYSGQTCALTNTPTPCVGKAMCHIQELTDKLDHWARQAATKQLDISEGRTKNADISRFDSSLLKTHPELRIEGVGLCYENETSYPFWKGTGGVLLEVVSLIKRLESDRQEAKEALQEERHKAQRLRRKQDSLSLWKQQEFPVAVQLEYDACTRDIAELRWHLRVNGDRTRQVRNTLKQAETQNHRLLEKIEFVKTQGPLLKEKMHLEHRNTKRIESARTEASKVLAELSHELRDSQQELENDELQINNERGAIRQTLEDVHAQLQERITELQQLRSSWDDSCARIRETEEKVVFNDKQVDAMLQQIPVLETQETEMSYAVKQLKAELQSHERKLAEKRDDFTSFLKQIQATRHEGEANVCESEQVFSRKRQELLRLRDKNKEHEIEAEDYNKKIRQSKQAVQQLQKNQKQIQEKISQNEEQRDQAKGELALHTAHHTNAKARLQDLKQQTLVQEQRMRKETETLKMQLMSEMTLLAVLKGNIASIKKEYKVIEADCEREKDEVAKEHEEASIAVAQLETELVKLRETHTAKSKKIEDLKRKLSDVLTAHKTLSDDLEQQKRACLDRLHSSKEARTAVLVRREQVSRRLDELRLKCEEYRTESVVMEDTVTAIPQVLEELQSESDMVEYKHNLISTVMSSLQSDTVACRNRTDLSNEAHSTLLSQRQAVMQDLKANLRKALKENAELAQEYGELQNAVMVAKREAVLASSEKNRAEASFHDHTQLSLLQRRMHKAMLKYFKHRSVYSQAELARFQALSNQNKQKMKALQEDLSRAIQRVSAFLTDAGHDATADKQGRVDLDGLNRPMPTVQIAE; via the exons ATGCCTGACATTGAAGTGCTAAAACGTCCTTCAAGAGAAAGCGGAGACTGTTTGCAAGGTAAGATATTAG ATCGAGGGGAACTGCAGAGAGTGTACTCCGGCCAAACATGCGCGCTAACGAACACTCCAACACCATGCGTGGGTAAAGCAATGTGCCACATCCAGGAACTAACGGACAAACTGGACCACTGGGCCCGACAG GCAGCTACTAAACAGCTTGATATTTCTGAAGGAAGAACTAAAAACGCCGACATCTCAAG GTTTGATTCGTCCCTTTTGAAGACTCACCCCGAGCTGCGTATTGAAGGCGTGGGGCTTTGTTATG aAAACGAAACGTCGTACCCCTTCTGGAAGGGGACAGGTGGTGTTCTGCTGGAAGTGGTGTCACTTATCAAGCGCCTGGAGTCAGATCGGCAAGAGGCCAAGGAGGCGCTGCAAGAGGAACGACATAAAGCACAGCGCCTGAGAAGAAAACAGGACAGTCTCTCTCTATGGAAACAACAAGAGTTTCCCGTAGCGGTGCAGCTAG AATACGACGCTTGCACCAGAGACATCGCCGAGCTGAGGTGGCATCTTCGCGTAAACGGCGATCGAACGCGGCAAGTCCGAAACACCCTGAAGCAGGCCGAGACGCAGAATCATCGACTGCTCGAGAAGATCGAGTTTGTAAAGACCCAGGGCCCGCTCCTCAAAGAGAAGATGCACTTGGAACACAGGAACACGAAGCGGATAGAATCGGCTCGGACGGAG gctaGCAAGGTTCTCGCAGAGTTGTCCCATGAGCTGAGAGATTCCCAGCAGGAGTTGGAGAATGATGAACTTCAGATAAATAACGAAAGGGGCGCCATAAGACAGACACTCGAAGACGTCCACGCTCAGCTTCAAGAGCGGAT CACCGAACTCCAGCAGCTTCGGTCTTCCTGGGATGACTCGTGTGCCAGAATCCGCGAGACTGAGGAGAAGGTCGTGTTTAACGATAAACAGGTTGACGCCATGCTCCAGCAGATCCCCGTTCTAGAAACACAAGAGACCGAAATGAGCTATGCC GTCAAGCAACTAAAAGCAGAGCTACAAAGTCATGAAAGAAAACTGGCGGAAAAACGAGATGACTTTACAAGCTTTCTGAAGCAGATCCAAGCAACT AGGCATGAAGGAGAAGCAAATGTCTGCGAGTCTGAGCAGGTCTTCAGCAGGAAGCGTCAGGAGCTCCTGCGCCTGcgtgataaaaataaagaacacgAAATAGAAGCCGAGGACTACAATAAGAAGATCCGTCAAAG CAAGCAGGCAGTGCAGCAACTGCAAAAGAACCAAAAGCAGATACAAGAGAAGATCAGTCAaaatgaggaacagagggatcaGGCCAAGGGTGAGCTGGCACTGCACACCGCCCACCACACTAACGCCAAGGCTCGGCTGCAGGACCTGAAGCAGCAGACACTCGTGCAGGAGCAGAGAATGAGG AAAGAGACCGAAACATTGAAGATGCAGCTGATGAGTGAGATGACGCTGTTAGCAGTCCTCAAG GGTAACATCGCGTCAATCAAAAAGGAATATAAAGTGATAGAAGCCGATTGTGAGCGAGAGAAAGATGAGGTAGCGAAAGAGCACGAAGAAGCCTCGATTGCAGTCGCCCAACTGGAGACAGAGCTGGTTAAACTacgagaaacacacacagccaaatCTAAA AAAATCGAGGACTTGAAAAGGAAACTGAGCGACGTCCTGACTGCACACAAAACCCTGTCTGATGACCTTGAGCAGCAGAAGCGTGCCTGTCTCGACCGTCTGCATTCATCTAAA GAAGCCCGTACGGCAGTCCTGGTGAGACGTGAACAGGTTTCCAGAAGGCTCGATGAGCTCAGGCTAAAGTGTGAAGAATACAGAACGGAATCGGTGGTGATGGAGGACACGGTTACTGCCATTCCGCAAGTCCTGGAAGAACTACA gaGTGAATCTGACATGGTGGAGTATAAGCACAACCTGATCAGCACCGTGATGTCCAGCCTGCAGAGCGACACGGTGGCCTGCAGAAACAGGACCGACCTTTCAAATGAGGCTCACTCGACCCTCCTTTCCCAACGGCAGGCTGTGATGCAAGACCTGaag GCTAATTTGAGGAAAGCTCTAAAAGAGAACGCCGAGCTGGCGCAGGAATACGGGGAGCTGCAGAACGCCGTGATGGTTGCCAAGCGAGAAGCCGTGCTCGCGTCGAGTGAGAAAAACAGAGCCGAGGCCTCGTTTCACGATCACACCcag CTTTCATTGTTGCAGAGGAGGATGCACAAAGCCATGCTGAAATACTTCAAACACCGCAGCGTCTACAGCCAAGCAGAGCTGGCCCGCTTCCAGGCCCTCTCCAACCAGAACAAGCAGAAAATGAAAGCCCTCCAG GAGGACTTGTCCAGAGCAATCCAGCGCGTCTCGGCCTTCCTGACGGACGCCGGCCACGACGCCACGGCGGACAAACAGGGGCGCGTGGACCTCGATGGACTTAACCGGCCGATGCCTACGGTGCAGATAGCAGAGTAA
- the LOC128625519 gene encoding coiled-coil domain-containing protein 178 isoform X3, whose translation MPDIEVLKRPSRESGDCLQGKILDRGELQRVYSGQTCALTNTPTPCVGKAMCHIQELTDKLDHWARQAATKQLDISEGRTKNADISRFDSSLLKTHPELRIEGVGLCYENETSYPFWKGTGGVLLEVVSLIKRLESDRQEAKEALQEERHKAQRLRRKQDSLSLWKQQEFPVAVQLEYDACTRDIAELRWHLRVNGDRTRQVRNTLKQAETQNHRLLEKIEFVKTQGPLLKEKMHLEHRNTKRIESARTEASKVLAELSHELRDSQQELENDELQINNERGAIRQTLEDVHAQLQERITELQQLRSSWDDSCARIRETEEKVVFNDKQVDAMLQQIPVLETQETEMSYAVKQLKAELQSHERKLAEKRDDFTSFLKQIQATRHEGEANVCESEQVFSRKRQELLRLRDKNKEHEIEAEDYNKKIRQSKQAVQQLQKNQKQIQEKISQNEEQRDQAKGELALHTAHHTNAKARLQDLKQQTLVQEQRMRKETETLKMQLMSEMTLLAVLKGNIASIKKEYKVIEADCEREKDEVAKEHEEASIAVAQLETELVKLRETHTAKSKKIEDLKRKLSDVLTAHKTLSDDLEQQKRACLDRLHSSKEARTAVLVRREQVSRRLDELRLKCEEYRTESVVMEDTVTAIPQVLEELQSESDMVEYKHNLISTVMSSLQSDTVACRNRTDLSNEAHSTLLSQRQAVMQDLKANLRKALKENAELAQEYGELQNAVMVAKREAVLASSEKNRAEASFHDHTQQYNSVTAAKNQTLKG comes from the exons ATGCCTGACATTGAAGTGCTAAAACGTCCTTCAAGAGAAAGCGGAGACTGTTTGCAAGGTAAGATATTAG ATCGAGGGGAACTGCAGAGAGTGTACTCCGGCCAAACATGCGCGCTAACGAACACTCCAACACCATGCGTGGGTAAAGCAATGTGCCACATCCAGGAACTAACGGACAAACTGGACCACTGGGCCCGACAG GCAGCTACTAAACAGCTTGATATTTCTGAAGGAAGAACTAAAAACGCCGACATCTCAAG GTTTGATTCGTCCCTTTTGAAGACTCACCCCGAGCTGCGTATTGAAGGCGTGGGGCTTTGTTATG aAAACGAAACGTCGTACCCCTTCTGGAAGGGGACAGGTGGTGTTCTGCTGGAAGTGGTGTCACTTATCAAGCGCCTGGAGTCAGATCGGCAAGAGGCCAAGGAGGCGCTGCAAGAGGAACGACATAAAGCACAGCGCCTGAGAAGAAAACAGGACAGTCTCTCTCTATGGAAACAACAAGAGTTTCCCGTAGCGGTGCAGCTAG AATACGACGCTTGCACCAGAGACATCGCCGAGCTGAGGTGGCATCTTCGCGTAAACGGCGATCGAACGCGGCAAGTCCGAAACACCCTGAAGCAGGCCGAGACGCAGAATCATCGACTGCTCGAGAAGATCGAGTTTGTAAAGACCCAGGGCCCGCTCCTCAAAGAGAAGATGCACTTGGAACACAGGAACACGAAGCGGATAGAATCGGCTCGGACGGAG gctaGCAAGGTTCTCGCAGAGTTGTCCCATGAGCTGAGAGATTCCCAGCAGGAGTTGGAGAATGATGAACTTCAGATAAATAACGAAAGGGGCGCCATAAGACAGACACTCGAAGACGTCCACGCTCAGCTTCAAGAGCGGAT CACCGAACTCCAGCAGCTTCGGTCTTCCTGGGATGACTCGTGTGCCAGAATCCGCGAGACTGAGGAGAAGGTCGTGTTTAACGATAAACAGGTTGACGCCATGCTCCAGCAGATCCCCGTTCTAGAAACACAAGAGACCGAAATGAGCTATGCC GTCAAGCAACTAAAAGCAGAGCTACAAAGTCATGAAAGAAAACTGGCGGAAAAACGAGATGACTTTACAAGCTTTCTGAAGCAGATCCAAGCAACT AGGCATGAAGGAGAAGCAAATGTCTGCGAGTCTGAGCAGGTCTTCAGCAGGAAGCGTCAGGAGCTCCTGCGCCTGcgtgataaaaataaagaacacgAAATAGAAGCCGAGGACTACAATAAGAAGATCCGTCAAAG CAAGCAGGCAGTGCAGCAACTGCAAAAGAACCAAAAGCAGATACAAGAGAAGATCAGTCAaaatgaggaacagagggatcaGGCCAAGGGTGAGCTGGCACTGCACACCGCCCACCACACTAACGCCAAGGCTCGGCTGCAGGACCTGAAGCAGCAGACACTCGTGCAGGAGCAGAGAATGAGG AAAGAGACCGAAACATTGAAGATGCAGCTGATGAGTGAGATGACGCTGTTAGCAGTCCTCAAG GGTAACATCGCGTCAATCAAAAAGGAATATAAAGTGATAGAAGCCGATTGTGAGCGAGAGAAAGATGAGGTAGCGAAAGAGCACGAAGAAGCCTCGATTGCAGTCGCCCAACTGGAGACAGAGCTGGTTAAACTacgagaaacacacacagccaaatCTAAA AAAATCGAGGACTTGAAAAGGAAACTGAGCGACGTCCTGACTGCACACAAAACCCTGTCTGATGACCTTGAGCAGCAGAAGCGTGCCTGTCTCGACCGTCTGCATTCATCTAAA GAAGCCCGTACGGCAGTCCTGGTGAGACGTGAACAGGTTTCCAGAAGGCTCGATGAGCTCAGGCTAAAGTGTGAAGAATACAGAACGGAATCGGTGGTGATGGAGGACACGGTTACTGCCATTCCGCAAGTCCTGGAAGAACTACA gaGTGAATCTGACATGGTGGAGTATAAGCACAACCTGATCAGCACCGTGATGTCCAGCCTGCAGAGCGACACGGTGGCCTGCAGAAACAGGACCGACCTTTCAAATGAGGCTCACTCGACCCTCCTTTCCCAACGGCAGGCTGTGATGCAAGACCTGaag GCTAATTTGAGGAAAGCTCTAAAAGAGAACGCCGAGCTGGCGCAGGAATACGGGGAGCTGCAGAACGCCGTGATGGTTGCCAAGCGAGAAGCCGTGCTCGCGTCGAGTGAGAAAAACAGAGCCGAGGCCTCGTTTCACGATCACACCcag CAGTACAACAGTGTAACTGCGGCTAAAAATCAAACCCTGAAAGGCTAA
- the LOC128625519 gene encoding coiled-coil domain-containing protein 178 isoform X4, with amino-acid sequence MPDIEVLKRPSRESGDCLQGKILDRGELQRVYSGQTCALTNTPTPCVGKAMCHIQELTDKLDHWARQAATKQLDISEGRTKNADISRFDSSLLKTHPELRIEGVGLCYENETSYPFWKGTGGVLLEVVSLIKRLESDRQEAKEALQEERHKAQRLRRKQDSLSLWKQQEFPVAVQLEYDACTRDIAELRWHLRVNGDRTRQVRNTLKQAETQNHRLLEKIEFVKTQGPLLKEKMHLEHRNTKRIESARTEASKVLAELSHELRDSQQELENDELQINNERGAIRQTLEDVHAQLQERITELQQLRSSWDDSCARIRETEEKVVFNDKQVDAMLQQIPVLETQETEMSYAVKQLKAELQSHERKLAEKRDDFTSFLKQIQATRHEGEANVCESEQVFSRKRQELLRLRDKNKEHEIEAEDYNKKIRQSKQAVQQLQKNQKQIQEKISQNEEQRDQAKGELALHTAHHTNAKARLQDLKQQTLVQEQRMRKETETLKMQLMSEMTLLAVLKGNIASIKKEYKVIEADCEREKDEVAKEHEEASIAVAQLETELVKLRETHTAKSKKIEDLKRKLSDVLTAHKTLSDDLEQQKRACLDRLHSSKEARTAVLVRREQVSRRLDELRLKCEEYRTESVVMEDTVTAIPQVLEELQSESDMVEYKHNLISTVMSSLQSDTVACRNRTDLSNEAHSTLLSQRQAVMQDLKFQVVTLHNVEKVPHFGCKTYAMHREPTIRHVVTIPAIMFRDVRLI; translated from the exons ATGCCTGACATTGAAGTGCTAAAACGTCCTTCAAGAGAAAGCGGAGACTGTTTGCAAGGTAAGATATTAG ATCGAGGGGAACTGCAGAGAGTGTACTCCGGCCAAACATGCGCGCTAACGAACACTCCAACACCATGCGTGGGTAAAGCAATGTGCCACATCCAGGAACTAACGGACAAACTGGACCACTGGGCCCGACAG GCAGCTACTAAACAGCTTGATATTTCTGAAGGAAGAACTAAAAACGCCGACATCTCAAG GTTTGATTCGTCCCTTTTGAAGACTCACCCCGAGCTGCGTATTGAAGGCGTGGGGCTTTGTTATG aAAACGAAACGTCGTACCCCTTCTGGAAGGGGACAGGTGGTGTTCTGCTGGAAGTGGTGTCACTTATCAAGCGCCTGGAGTCAGATCGGCAAGAGGCCAAGGAGGCGCTGCAAGAGGAACGACATAAAGCACAGCGCCTGAGAAGAAAACAGGACAGTCTCTCTCTATGGAAACAACAAGAGTTTCCCGTAGCGGTGCAGCTAG AATACGACGCTTGCACCAGAGACATCGCCGAGCTGAGGTGGCATCTTCGCGTAAACGGCGATCGAACGCGGCAAGTCCGAAACACCCTGAAGCAGGCCGAGACGCAGAATCATCGACTGCTCGAGAAGATCGAGTTTGTAAAGACCCAGGGCCCGCTCCTCAAAGAGAAGATGCACTTGGAACACAGGAACACGAAGCGGATAGAATCGGCTCGGACGGAG gctaGCAAGGTTCTCGCAGAGTTGTCCCATGAGCTGAGAGATTCCCAGCAGGAGTTGGAGAATGATGAACTTCAGATAAATAACGAAAGGGGCGCCATAAGACAGACACTCGAAGACGTCCACGCTCAGCTTCAAGAGCGGAT CACCGAACTCCAGCAGCTTCGGTCTTCCTGGGATGACTCGTGTGCCAGAATCCGCGAGACTGAGGAGAAGGTCGTGTTTAACGATAAACAGGTTGACGCCATGCTCCAGCAGATCCCCGTTCTAGAAACACAAGAGACCGAAATGAGCTATGCC GTCAAGCAACTAAAAGCAGAGCTACAAAGTCATGAAAGAAAACTGGCGGAAAAACGAGATGACTTTACAAGCTTTCTGAAGCAGATCCAAGCAACT AGGCATGAAGGAGAAGCAAATGTCTGCGAGTCTGAGCAGGTCTTCAGCAGGAAGCGTCAGGAGCTCCTGCGCCTGcgtgataaaaataaagaacacgAAATAGAAGCCGAGGACTACAATAAGAAGATCCGTCAAAG CAAGCAGGCAGTGCAGCAACTGCAAAAGAACCAAAAGCAGATACAAGAGAAGATCAGTCAaaatgaggaacagagggatcaGGCCAAGGGTGAGCTGGCACTGCACACCGCCCACCACACTAACGCCAAGGCTCGGCTGCAGGACCTGAAGCAGCAGACACTCGTGCAGGAGCAGAGAATGAGG AAAGAGACCGAAACATTGAAGATGCAGCTGATGAGTGAGATGACGCTGTTAGCAGTCCTCAAG GGTAACATCGCGTCAATCAAAAAGGAATATAAAGTGATAGAAGCCGATTGTGAGCGAGAGAAAGATGAGGTAGCGAAAGAGCACGAAGAAGCCTCGATTGCAGTCGCCCAACTGGAGACAGAGCTGGTTAAACTacgagaaacacacacagccaaatCTAAA AAAATCGAGGACTTGAAAAGGAAACTGAGCGACGTCCTGACTGCACACAAAACCCTGTCTGATGACCTTGAGCAGCAGAAGCGTGCCTGTCTCGACCGTCTGCATTCATCTAAA GAAGCCCGTACGGCAGTCCTGGTGAGACGTGAACAGGTTTCCAGAAGGCTCGATGAGCTCAGGCTAAAGTGTGAAGAATACAGAACGGAATCGGTGGTGATGGAGGACACGGTTACTGCCATTCCGCAAGTCCTGGAAGAACTACA gaGTGAATCTGACATGGTGGAGTATAAGCACAACCTGATCAGCACCGTGATGTCCAGCCTGCAGAGCGACACGGTGGCCTGCAGAAACAGGACCGACCTTTCAAATGAGGCTCACTCGACCCTCCTTTCCCAACGGCAGGCTGTGATGCAAGACCTGaag tttcaggttgtaacactacataatgtggaaaaagtcCCACATTTTGGGTGTAAAACGTATGCAATGCACCGTGAACCCACGATACGGCACGTCGTAACGATACCAGCTATAATGTTCAGAGATGTAAG GCTAATTTGA